One genomic segment of Erythrobacter sp. THAF29 includes these proteins:
- a CDS encoding glycosyltransferase family 2 protein produces the protein MIVATLGRREAAEDLVADLLAQTRRPDRTLFAVIDPDDAPESDPVLGNETLVCEHKGSCHQRNRAIDIVAANSDLLVFFDDDFVPDRHYLERLHDAFESDPSLVGATGLVVADGVNGPGLSRDEALAAIRGKATDFPGGDLNEKPVFGLYGCNMAVRASALGDRRFDEALPLYGWMEDLDLTNQLLAEGELRRIDRLVGAHRGIKAGRTSGVRLGYSQVANSVYLIRKGTAPKRPMYENIAKYLIVNGVKSIWPEPFVDRRGRLKGNLVGMLDWIRGRSRPDRILEL, from the coding sequence GTGATTGTTGCGACCCTGGGACGGCGCGAGGCGGCGGAAGACCTCGTGGCAGACCTGCTTGCGCAGACTCGCCGACCCGACCGCACATTATTCGCCGTGATCGATCCCGACGATGCGCCCGAGAGCGATCCGGTGCTCGGCAACGAAACGCTGGTCTGCGAGCACAAAGGCAGCTGCCACCAGCGGAACCGTGCGATCGATATCGTCGCAGCGAACAGTGACCTGCTGGTCTTTTTCGACGACGATTTCGTGCCTGATCGACACTATCTTGAACGGCTGCATGACGCATTCGAAAGCGACCCGAGCCTGGTGGGCGCGACGGGGCTTGTGGTCGCTGATGGTGTCAACGGCCCCGGCCTGTCGCGCGATGAGGCGCTGGCGGCGATCCGGGGCAAGGCGACGGATTTTCCCGGGGGCGATCTGAACGAAAAGCCGGTATTCGGCCTCTACGGATGCAACATGGCGGTTCGCGCCTCGGCGCTGGGTGACAGACGATTTGACGAGGCGCTGCCACTCTACGGGTGGATGGAGGATCTCGATCTTACCAACCAACTGCTCGCCGAAGGGGAACTGCGCCGAATTGACCGGCTCGTGGGCGCGCACAGAGGCATAAAGGCGGGCCGTACATCGGGCGTGCGGCTTGGATATTCGCAGGTTGCCAACTCGGTCTACCTTATCCGCAAGGGCACCGCGCCCAAGCGCCCGATGTATGAAAATATCGCCAAATACCTGATCGTTAACGGTGTCAAATCGATCTGGCCCGAACCCTTTGTCGACCGCCGCGGGCGGTTGAAAGGGAACCTGGTGGGGATGCTCGACTGGATCAGAGGGCGTTCACGCCCCGACCGAATTCTGGAGCTTTAG